A genomic segment from bacterium encodes:
- a CDS encoding nuclear transport factor 2 family protein: MAYPESLDHMLAAWNETEPAKIRALIEKALSPKVEFIDPSVVARGLDEFEANVHEVHARLPGAEYLRASCVDSHHDLHRYAWEIRRDGKLVLPGFDVTEVDDEGRVLRVLGFFGLLPSGD; the protein is encoded by the coding sequence ATGGCCTACCCCGAGTCGCTCGACCACATGCTCGCCGCCTGGAACGAGACCGAGCCCGCCAAGATCCGCGCGCTCATCGAGAAGGCGCTCTCCCCGAAGGTCGAGTTCATCGACCCAAGCGTCGTCGCGCGCGGGCTCGACGAGTTCGAGGCCAACGTCCACGAGGTGCACGCGCGTCTGCCGGGAGCGGAGTACCTGCGCGCGAGCTGCGTAGACAGCCATCACGATCTCCACCGCTACGCCTGGGAGATCCGGCGCGACGGCAAGCTCGTGCTCCCCGGCTTCGATGTCACCGAGGTCGACGACGAGGGCCGCGTTCTGCGCGTGCTGGGGTTCTTCGGGCTGCTGCCCAGTGGCGACTAG